TATTACCTTGACCTATGAAAAATTAAAAAAGGCAACCCATTACCTCTTACAGGGATTGCCTTATATTGCTACCAATCCTGACCTTGTTTGTCCAACAGAAAATGGCCCTATTCCTGATTGTGGTTCTATTGCGAGATTACTCCATGCGAGTACAGGTAGAGAACCCCGATATATCGGAAAACCTAATCCCGAAATGATAGAAATGGCTTTGAAAATATTAAATATGCAACCCCAATACACAGCTATGGTTGGTGACCGATTATATACAGATATGGAAATGGCATATCGTGCAGGTGTAACATCTATTCTTGTTTTGTCCGGTGAAACAACGCCAGAACAATTAAACAAAGTAGAAAGAAAACCCGATTTTATTTTCCCCTCCGTAAAAGAATTACACTTTGCTATAAACACCAACCGAATATAGTATAGTATCTACTTTTATATTTATTCCTATCTTTCCACTCTCTTTGAGGTGTTGTGAAGTCCTTTATCTAAAGGATAGATAAAACTTATGTTGTATGTTTTTAATTAATTTAGGTTTTTACTCTGAAATTTTATTGATAATATTGATAAAGGTATATTGAAATATTTAACAATTTTATACGATTTTTTACCAAATATACTGATTGTTTTATCGTTAAAAATAATTCAAAAAAACTATTCTTTTAACATTGTAATTATATACAGAACAATGATTTATGCTTTTATTAAATATAGGTTTCCTTTTTGGCATAGTTTATGATAATATAAATTTAAAAAAGGAGTTTGACCATGGGATATAGCAAAAAGATATTAGTTGTAATGATGTCTGTTATTTTTTCTTTCTCTGTAAATCTTGCTTTTACTGATGATTCTAAAGAAAATCCAACGCAAAGAGAAGCAGAATTAATGCAAAGGATTGAAACACTTGAAAAGAAAGTTCAAGAGTTAGAAACTTTATTAAAAGGAAAAGAACAAACAGTATCCCCTACGAACTCCACTGAAAATATACCTACAAAAGAAAGTTCCCCT
This Candidatus Hydrogenedens sp. DNA region includes the following protein-coding sequences:
- a CDS encoding HAD-IIA family hydrolase, whose translation is MKKIEEIQCFLLDMDGTIYLGNRIIPGATEFINYLKSSNKKFLFFTNNPTKDAEQYQKKLELLGIQVSKEHILTSGMATLEFLKRNTNYKNLFTVAPPSFEKELIRAGFNLVQENPDAVLISFDITLTYEKLKKATHYLLQGLPYIATNPDLVCPTENGPIPDCGSIARLLHASTGREPRYIGKPNPEMIEMALKILNMQPQYTAMVGDRLYTDMEMAYRAGVTSILVLSGETTPEQLNKVERKPDFIFPSVKELHFAINTNRI